One genomic region from Capra hircus breed San Clemente chromosome 18, ASM170441v1, whole genome shotgun sequence encodes:
- the CFAP20 gene encoding cilia- and flagella-associated protein 20, translating into MFKNTFQSGFLSILYSIGSKPLQIWDKKVRNGHIKRITDNDIQSLVLEIEGTNVSTTYITCPADPKKTLGIKLPFLVMIIKNLKKYFTFEVQVLDDKNVRRRFRASNYQSTTRVKPFICTMPMRLDDGWNQIQFNLSDFTRRAYGTNYIETLRVQIHANCRIRRVYFSDRLYSEDELPAEFKLYLPVQNKAKQ; encoded by the exons ATGTTCAAAAACACGTTCCAGAGCGGCTTCCTCTCCATCCTCTACAGCATCGGGAGCAAACCCCTGCAGATCTGGGACAAAAAG GTACGGAATGGCCACATCAAAAGAATCACCGATAATGACATCCAGTCCCTGGTGCTAGAGATTGAAGGAACAAATGTCAG CACCACGTATATCACATGTCCTGCAGACCCAAAGAAAACGCTGGGAATTAAACTTCCCTTCCTTGTCATGATCATCAAAAACCTGAAGAAGTATTTTACCTTTGAAGTACAG GTACTAGATGATAAGAATGTGCGTCGGCGGTTTCGGGCAAGCAACTACCAGAGCACCACCCGGGTCAAGCCCTTCATCTGTACCATGCCCATGCGGCTGGACGACGGCTGGAACCAGATTCAGTTCAACCTGTCAGACTTCACTCGGCGGGCCTATGGCACAAATTACATTGAGACCCTCAGGGTGCAG ATCCATGCAAACTGTCGCATCCGACGGGTTTACTTCTCAGACAGACTCTACTCAGAAGACGAACTGCCAGCAGAGTTCAAACTGTATCTCCCAGTTCAGAACAAGGCAAAG cAATAA